A window of the Juglans microcarpa x Juglans regia isolate MS1-56 chromosome 5D, Jm3101_v1.0, whole genome shotgun sequence genome harbors these coding sequences:
- the LOC121264637 gene encoding abscisic acid receptor PYL4, with protein sequence MLSTPPKSSLLLHRINANTTTTNTATQCHKRSPLTCATKVPENVARFHTHAIGPDQCCSAVIQEIAAPVSTVWPVVRRFDNPQAYKHFVKSCNLIGGDGNVGTLREVLVISGLPAARSTERLEILDEERHVISFSVVGGDHRLANYRSVTTLHPTPSGNGTVVIESYVVDVPPGNTMEDTCVFVDTIVRCNLQSLAQIAENLARRNKSSS encoded by the coding sequence atgctttcGACTCCTCCCAAATCGTCTCTCCTGCTCCACAGAATCAACGCCAACACCACAACCACCAATACAGCGACGCAGTGCCACAAGCGGTCTCCTCTGACCTGCGCCACCAAGGTGCCCGAAAACGTGGCACGCTTCCACACCCACGCGATTGGGCCCGACCAGTGCTGCTCCGCCGTGATCCAGGAGATCGCCGCCCCAGTTTCCACGGTGTGGCCCGTCGTCCGCCGTTTCGATAACCCGCAGGCCTACAAGCACTTCGTCAAGAGCTGCAACCTCATTGGCGGTGATGGCAACGTCGGCACCCTCCGTGAAGTCCTCGTCATCTCGGGCCTCCCCGCCGCCCGCAGCACCGAGCGCTTAGAGATTCTGGACGAAGAACGTCACGTCATCAGCTTCAGCGTCGTCGGCGGTGACCATCGCCTCGCCAACTACCGGTCCGTCACCACTCTCCATCCCACACCCTCGGGTAACGGCACCGTCGTGATCGAGTCATACGTTGTCGACGTCCCGCCGGGGAACACCATGGAGGATACCTGCGTGTTCGTCGACACCATCGTTCGCTGCAACCTCCAGTCGCTTGCCCAGATTGCCGAAAACTTAGCCAGACGAAACAAGTCATCGTCATGA